ATAGATCAGATCGCGGTAGGCGCCCTTGTGCTCGATGACGGTGAACAGATCGGCCATGACCTGGCAGGGGTGGTAGCTGTCGGTCAGGCCGTTGATGACGGGAATGTCTGACAGGCGTGCCAGTTCTTCCACCGCCTCATGAGAAAAGGTGCGGATCATAATGCCGTCCACATAGCGGGACATGACCCGGGCCGTATCCTTGATCGGCTCTCCGCGGCCCATCTGGGTGGTGCTGGAGGACAGAAACAGGGCATGTCCGCCGAGCTGGTACATGCCCACCTCGAAGGAGACCCGGGTGCGGGTGGAACTTTTTTCGAAAATCATGCCGAGGGTTTTGCCCTTGAGCATACGGTGTTTCTCGCCCTTCTTCTGTTTTTTCTTCAACTCCCGGGTGAGTTCGAAAATCTGTTCCAGTTCCTCACGGCTCCAGTCAGTGAGGCAGAGAAAATCCTTTTTCACAGTGGGTCCTCCTGAAGGTATTTCCAGTTTATGAATGTGTTTCTTCTATCGAAACCTGAAGATCAAAGAAGCCAGCTGTCAGACGCTCATTTCCCCGAGAATGCC
This portion of the Syntrophotaleaceae bacterium genome encodes:
- the argF gene encoding ornithine carbamoyltransferase, whose product is MKKDFLCLTDWSREELEQIFELTRELKKKQKKGEKHRMLKGKTLGMIFEKSSTRTRVSFEVGMYQLGGHALFLSSSTTQMGRGEPIKDTARVMSRYVDGIMIRTFSHEAVEELARLSDIPVINGLTDSYHPCQVMADLFTVIEHKGAYRDLIYCWIGDGNNMANSWINAAAVFGFELRVATPEGYKPDRNVMARAEKMGAKIIYLNDPIEAARGAQVLNTDVWASMGQEKEQKKREMAFAGFQINQQVIEVADPDCIVMHCLPAHRDEEITDEVIEGPHSVVFDEAENRLHVQKAIMATLMADR